One genomic window of Thermodesulfobacteriota bacterium includes the following:
- a CDS encoding response regulator, with translation MNKALLVIEDNEQNLYLMRFLLEKSGFEVIEAREGRTGIELALKHRPAAILLDIQLPEMDGYRVAAELKTYDTLRAIPIIAVTSYAMPGDRERILAAGADGYIEKPIDPDTFVEEVKRYLTPR, from the coding sequence ATGAACAAAGCGCTCCTCGTCATCGAGGACAATGAACAGAACCTCTATCTGATGCGTTTTCTACTGGAGAAGAGCGGCTTCGAGGTGATCGAAGCCAGAGAGGGACGGACGGGGATTGAGTTGGCCTTGAAACATCGACCCGCGGCCATCCTCCTTGACATCCAACTTCCGGAGATGGATGGGTATCGGGTCGCTGCGGAATTGAAGACCTATGATACCTTAAGAGCAATTCCCATCATTGCGGTTACTTCTTACGCCATGCCAGGGGATCGGGAGAGGATCCTTGCGGCGGGGGCGGACGGTTATATCGAGAAGCCCATCGACCCTGATACCTTCGTGGAAGAGGTCAAGAGATATCTGACCCCAAGGTGA